The genomic interval TGACTGACACCGCCGCCCCCACTCACGGCCCCCGCCCGGATACCGTCGCCGATGCGATGGCCACGCCCGAGAAGGAGCAGCCCTACGCCGCCCTCGGTCTGAAGCCCGACGAGTACGAGCGGATCCGCGAGATCCTCGGCCGCCGCCCCACCTCGGGCGAGCTCGCGATGTACTCCGTCATGTGGTCGGAGCACTGCTCCTATAAGTCCTCGAAGATCTACCTGCGCAAGTTCGGGCAGAAGGTCAACGACAAGATGCGGGAGCGCCTCCTCGTCGGCATGGGCGAGAACGCCGGCGTCATCGACATCGGCGAGGGCTGGGCCGTCACCTTCAAGGTGGAGAGCCACAACCACCCCTCCTACATCGAGCCGTTCCAGGGCGCCGCGACCGGCGTGGGCGGCATCATCCGCGACATCATCTCGATGGGCGCCCGCCCCGTCGCCGTCATGGACCAGCTCCGCTTCGGCGCGATCGACGACCCCGACACGGCGCGCGTCGTGCACGGCGTCGTCTCCGGCATCTCCTCCTACGCGAACTGCCTGGGCCTGCCGAACCTCGGCGGCGAGACCGTGTTCGACGGGGTCTACCAGCAGAATCCGCTCGTCAACGCGCTCGGCGTCGGCGTGCTCCGCCACGAGGACCTGCACCTGGCGAACGCCTCGGGGACCGGGAACAAGGTCGTGCTCTTCGGGGCGCGCACGGGCGGCGACGGGATCGGCGGCGCCTCGATCCTCGCCTCCGACAGCTTCAGCGAGGGCGGGCCGACGAAGCGCCCCGCGGTGCAGGTGGGCGATCCCTTCGCCGAGAAGGTCCTCATCGAGTGCTGCCTCGAGCTCTTCCGCGGCGAGCTCGTCGAGGGCATCCAGGATCTCGGCGCTGCCGGCATCTCCTGCGCCACCTCGGAGCTCGCGGCGAACGGCGACGGCGGCATGTTCATCGAGCTCGACAGCGTGCTGCTGCGCGATCCCTCGCTCACCGCCGAGGAGATCCTCATGTCGGAGAGCCAGGAGCGCATGATGGCGGTCGTGCACCCCGACAAGCTCGATGCCTTCCTCGCCGTGACGGAGAAGTGGGACGTCGAGACGAGCGTGCTCGGCGAGGTCACGGACACCGGCCGCCTGATCATCAACTGGCGCGGCGAGGAGATCGTCAACGTCGATCCCTCCACGGTCGCCGTCGACGGCCCCGTCTACGAGCGTCCGGTCGCCTACCCCGCCTGGATCGACGCGCTGCAGGCCGACTCGGTGAACGCCGCCGGCCTCGCGCGCGACGCCTCGGGCGAGGCGCTCCGCGCGCAGATGGTCGCGGTCGCCGCCTCGCCGAACCAGGCCGACGTCTCCTGGGTGACGAACCAGTACGACACCTACGTGCTCGGCAACACGGCGCTCTCCTTCCCCGACGGCGCCGGCATGATCCGCGTGGACGAGGAGTCCGGGCTCGGCGTCGCGATCTCGACCGACGCGAACGGCCGCTACTGCCAGCTCGACCCCTACGTCGGCTCGCAGCTCGCGCTCGCCGAGGCGTACCGCAACGTGGCCGCCTCCGGCGCCGTGCCGACCGCGGTCACGGACTGCCTGAACTTCGGCAGCCCCGAGAACCCCGAGGTGATGTGGCAGTTCTCGCAGACCGTCGACGGGCTCTCGGACGCCTGCCTCGCCCTCGAGGTGCCCGTGACGGGCGGCAACGTCTCGCTGTACAACCAGACCGGCGATACGCCGATCCACCCGACCCCCGTCGTCGGCGTGCTCGGCATCATCGACGACGTCGCCCGGCGCATCCCGTCCGGCTGGCAGGATCAGGGCGAGCACCTGTACCTCCTCGGCGTTACGCGCGACGAGCTCGACGGCTCCGCCTGGGCCGAGACCGTGCACGCCCACCTCGGCGGGCGCCCGCCCGCCGCCGACCTCGGCGCCGAGCGCCGGCTCGCCGAGCTGCTGCAGGCGGCCGCCCAGGGCGGGCTGCTCTCGGGCGCCGTCGACCTCTCCGAGGGCGGGCTCGCGCAGGCGCTCACCGACGGCGCGCTGCGCTTCGGCGTGGGCGCCAGGGTCTGGATCGACGAGATCGTCTCCCGCGACGGCGTCGACGCGACCGCGGCGCTGTTCTCGGAGACGCAGGCGCGCGTGCTCGTGGCCGTGCCGCACGAGGAAGACGTCAAGTTCCGCGGACTGTGCTCGGGGCGCGACTACCCCGTGCTGAAGATCGGCGTCACCGATGGCGTCGGCGCGGACGCGACGATCGAGGTGCAGGATCGCTTCACCCTGCCGCTCTCCGAGCTCGCCGCCGCCGCCCGCGCGACGCTCCCGGAGCGCTTCGGCGCCGTCATCGGCTGAACCGGGCCCCGGGAACCCTCCCGCACCCCGCGCGGCGCCTCGCAGCTCGGGGTGCGGGCGCCCCGGGGCTGGCGTCGCGGTGCGGGCGTCCCGGGGCGAGCGCCGCCGCACCGGAGCGCGCGCTCGGCGCAGCCGGCGATCAGCCCCGCATGGCCACGCCGCGGCGCCAGTAGCCCATGAAGGCGACCCGCGAGCGGTCGATGCCGAGGGTCTTCACGAGATGCCGCCGGAGCGTCGTCACGACGCCGCTCTCGCCGGCGATCCAGAAGTACCCGCCCGCGTGCGGCGCGGAGGCCGCCGCGATCTC from Leucobacter allii carries:
- the purL gene encoding phosphoribosylformylglycinamidine synthase subunit PurL — its product is MATPEKEQPYAALGLKPDEYERIREILGRRPTSGELAMYSVMWSEHCSYKSSKIYLRKFGQKVNDKMRERLLVGMGENAGVIDIGEGWAVTFKVESHNHPSYIEPFQGAATGVGGIIRDIISMGARPVAVMDQLRFGAIDDPDTARVVHGVVSGISSYANCLGLPNLGGETVFDGVYQQNPLVNALGVGVLRHEDLHLANASGTGNKVVLFGARTGGDGIGGASILASDSFSEGGPTKRPAVQVGDPFAEKVLIECCLELFRGELVEGIQDLGAAGISCATSELAANGDGGMFIELDSVLLRDPSLTAEEILMSESQERMMAVVHPDKLDAFLAVTEKWDVETSVLGEVTDTGRLIINWRGEEIVNVDPSTVAVDGPVYERPVAYPAWIDALQADSVNAAGLARDASGEALRAQMVAVAASPNQADVSWVTNQYDTYVLGNTALSFPDGAGMIRVDEESGLGVAISTDANGRYCQLDPYVGSQLALAEAYRNVAASGAVPTAVTDCLNFGSPENPEVMWQFSQTVDGLSDACLALEVPVTGGNVSLYNQTGDTPIHPTPVVGVLGIIDDVARRIPSGWQDQGEHLYLLGVTRDELDGSAWAETVHAHLGGRPPAADLGAERRLAELLQAAAQGGLLSGAVDLSEGGLAQALTDGALRFGVGARVWIDEIVSRDGVDATAALFSETQARVLVAVPHEEDVKFRGLCSGRDYPVLKIGVTDGVGADATIEVQDRFTLPLSELAAAARATLPERFGAVIG